Proteins encoded by one window of Sphaerodactylus townsendi isolate TG3544 linkage group LG04, MPM_Stown_v2.3, whole genome shotgun sequence:
- the RPUSD1 gene encoding RNA pseudouridylate synthase domain-containing protein 1, translated as MEPVSLDNLSILYQSSDFIVVNKHWDVRIDSKMWYEKLTLQSQLRYRFPELADPDTYYGFRFCHQLDFSTSGALCVALNKAAAGSAYKCFKERLVTKAYLALVRGHVQELKTTIRYAIGKNTTEGLTHMMCIEGTEGCENPKPCQSEMIVLEYGLYSGDPVTKVILQPLTGRTHQLRVHCSAIGHAIVGDFTYSLKQDGGPYRMMLHAYYLRIPTGKELIEVTAPDPFVPSLDSNWVPQRVTRQLDEVIEELKESSVRAVEEERQDGLLEKPGPGLPCQTRRLETEEQRAVCEQWLAEWALE; from the exons ATGGAGCCGGTCAGCCTCGACAACCTGTCCATTCTGTACCAAAGTTCAGACTTCATTGTAGTCAACAAACACTGGGATGTCCGCATCGACAGCAAGATGTGGTATGAAAAGCTCACCCTGCAGAGCCAGCTCAGGTACCGTTTCCCAGAACTCGCTGACCCGGACACCTACTACGGCTTCCG ATTCTGCCACCAGCTGGACTTCTCCACCAGCGGGGCCCTTTGTGTGGCACTCAACAAAGCCGCCGCCGGCAGCGCCTACAAGTGTTTCAAGGAACGTCTGGTGACCAAGGCCTACCTCGCCCTG GTGAGGGGTCATGTTCAAGAGCTGAAGACGACAATCCGCTACGCCATCGGGAAGAATACAACGGAGGGGCTCACCCACATGATGTGCATCGAGGGGACAgagg GTTGTGAAAACCCCAAACCGTGCCAGTCGGAGATGATTGTGCTGGAGTATGGCCTGTACAGCGGAGACCCCGTGACCAAAGTGATTCTGCAGCCCCTTACTG gCAGGACACACCAGCTGCGTGTCCACTGCAGCGCCATCGGGCATGCGATCGTCGGCGACTTCACCTACAGCCTTAAGCAAGACGGGGGCCCTTACCGGATGATGCTGCACGCCTATTATTTGCGAATCCCCACCGGCAAAGAGCTCATCGAGGTGACCGCCCCGGACCCTTTCGTCCCCAGCCTGGACAGCAACTGGGTCCCTCAGCGGGTGACGCGTCAGCTGGACGAGGTGATTGAAGAGCTGAAAGAATCCAGCGTCCGTGCGgtggaggaagaaaggcaggacgGCTTGCTGGAAAAGCCAGGCCCTGGGCTCCCGTGCCAGACCAGGCGCTTGGAAACGGAAGAGCAGCGGGCCGTGTGTGAGCAGTGGTTGGCGGAGTGGGCCTTGGAGTGA